One part of the Amphiura filiformis chromosome 5, Afil_fr2py, whole genome shotgun sequence genome encodes these proteins:
- the LOC140151672 gene encoding uncharacterized protein, whose translation MASILLHYIHVLLMYQVLCLVCIKHTNGRPSEQGQSCYPQGSVACKMWNYTNMDCSKRDLLCIPPLQHAASIQSLDLCYNELHDISDGAFSHLHELQHMDLSWNTISFLFDDVFNGLYELLTLVLNFNHISRIQAHIFSSLNKLQYLDLSNNHISAFHDDAFTGLYNLLTLDLGLNYISSLHDDAFTGLQNLLTLDLGSNSISFISDKTFGKLSKLSDLYLDGNYFGTLPGAPFQDLISLQTLKLSWQNLSSLSPSSLEGLENLQTLDLSFDDGSDNITGTPLAILSSLRELYMHIHSNSHDCDSIENLFTGLHNLQYLDISIGGSCLEIKFCSLYLENTHRLNTSHTCNRVIPLTYLAFRQADSSTLSLPAFGILNNLTSLYLELNDFNVAIQALNYLNSPLKNLTMIIWNKVYFDSTTFASWGNWKSSLKVLTLTVYEFEYEGAPFEWFTDLHVLEIHSLSVSVNAFNTLNNYTSLTMSDLSYNSRDFDFFWKQLCNITSLRKIDLSENEFDTLYGMYWSCSPPNLREMYLGYQTKRLAINANICQVATQLEVFDISTSGLNFGTNITCSNLVTLILSECSFNNYKGFYAKMPVLQDLVLSALRFSFVPDIPGVLNVFQAPKLNHMNLNSNQITVIDQNLFKFFPELTYLDLSNNKLKLISNMEKMSNLRTLLLNKNAIKIVPKAMLSHDHPDMTTLDLRENQFHCDCQVEAFRNWILTDNMVHLQNNYYMYNNYQCFSPDSEKDFSITQVNLDCKSHLWKYISIGIVCAIALLISVIMMVYYWWHIKYRLFLLFNRRRNQQHALVNNNDDEEHIDDDEDGIPRYDAYVPYHIEDEDWVDGELLRNIEEGEEPFRLCLRRRDIRAGRLLFAEVSLHMQRSRKILVILSPRFVEDNMCYFELNMGHHRVIEENRNAMIFIILEDIPDNKMTLLLRQLYCRVQCIKWPGDGYGQFLFWRRLREELKRPVPLDRRFAV comes from the coding sequence ATGGCTTCCATACTACTgcattatatccatgttttactGATGTACCAGGTGCTGTGTCTTGTTTGTATTAAACACACAAATGGCCGACCATCAGAGCAGGGACAATCATGTTATCCACAAGGAAGTGTTGCTTGTAAAATGTGGAATTATACCAATATGGATTGTAGCAAGAGAGACCTACTCTGTATTCCACCATTACAACATGCTGCTTCAATACAATCACTTGATCTATGTTACAATGAACTACATGATATCTCTGATGGTGCATTTAGTCACCTTCATGAGTTGCAACATATGGATCTTTCATGGAACACTATATCATTCTTATTTGATGATGTGTTCAATGGACTCTATGAACTATTAACTTTGGTGTTAAATTTTAACCACATATCCCGCATACAAGCTCACATTTTTAGTAGCCTCAACAAATTGCAATATTTGGACCTTTCCAATAACCATATATCAGCCTTCCATGATGATGCATTTACTGGACTATATAATCTATTAACTTTGGACCTCGGGCTCAACTATATTTCATCCTTGCATGATGATGCATTTACTGGACTTCAAAATCTACTAACTTTGGACTTGGGTTCCAATTCAATATCCTTCATAAGTGACAAAACCTTTGGTAAACTAAGCAAACTTAGTGATCTGTACTTAGATGGAAACTACTTTGGGACTTTACCAGGTGCTCCATTTCAAGATCTCATCTCACTGCAGACACTTAAACTCAGTTGGCAAAATCTATCAAGTCTTAGCCCTTCATCACTGGAAGGGCTGGAAAACTTGCAAACCCTGGACCTATCATTTGATGATGGGTCTGATAACATCACTGGCACCCCTCTAGCTATACTTTCTTCTTTACGTGAACTGTACATGCACATTCATAGTAATAGCCATGACTGTGATAGCATTGAGAACCTGTTCACAGGATTACACAACCTACAGTACCTTGATATCTCAATTGGTGGGTCTTGTCTGGAAATCAAGTTTTGCTCATTGTATTTAGAAAATACACATCGCCTGAATACAAGTCATACATGCAACAGAGTGATTCCTTTGACATATCTTGCATTTCGTCAGGCAGACTCAAGTACTCTCAGTCTTCCAGCTTTCGGTATACTCAATAATCTCACTAGTCTCTATCTTGAACTTAATGACTTCAATGTAGCCATACAAGCTTTGAATTATCTGAACTCACCACTAAAAAACTTGACTATGATAATCTGGAACAAAGTCTACTTTGATTCAACAACATTTGCATCATGGGGAAATTGGAAGTCATCATTGAAGGTATTAACATTAACTGTCTATGAATTTGAGTATGAGGGGGCACCTTTTGAATGGTTTACTGATTTACATGTCTTAGAAATACATTCTCTATCTGTGTCTGTGAATGCCTTCAATACATTGAATAATTACACCTCTTTGACCATGTCAGATTTGTCATACAATAGCAGAGACTTTGATTTTTTCTGGAAGCAATTGTGtaacattacatcacttcgaaAAATAGACTTGTCAGAAAATGAGTTTGACACTTTATATGGAATGTATTGGTCATGCTCACCACCAAATTTGAGGGAAATGTACCTAGGATACCAAACAAAACGACTGGCTATTAATGCAAATATATGTCAGGTTGCAACTCAGTTGGAAGTATTTGATATTAGTACATCAGGATTGAACTTTGGAACTAATATTACTTGTTCTAATCTTGTGACTCTCATATTGTCTGAGTGCTCTTTCAACAATTATAAAGGTTTCTATGCTAAGATGCCTGTGTTACAAGACCTAGTCTTAAGTGCGCTTAGATTTTCCTTTGTTCCTGACATTCCTGGTGTACTAAATGTATTCCAAGCACCCAAGTTAAATCACATGAATTTGAACAGTAATCAAATTACAGTAATTGATCAGaatcttttcaagttttttcCCGAGCTAACATATCTGGATTTAAGCAATAATAAGCTGAAATTAATAAGCAACATGGAGAAGATGAGCAATTTAAGAACACTTCTTctaaataaaaatgcaattaaaaTTGTCCCTAAAGCAATGCTATCACATGACCATCCTGACATGACCACACTGGATTTAAGGGAGAATCAATTTCATTGTGACTGCCAAGTGGAGGCATTTAGGAACTGGATACTTACAGATAACATGGTCCACCTCCAAAATAACTATTACATGTATAACAATTATCAATGCTTTTCACCTGATTCAGAAAAAGATTTCAGCATCACACAAGTCAATTTAGATTGCAAATCGCACCTGTGGAAATATATTTCAATTGGCATTGTTTGCGCTATAGCTTTACTAATTTCAGTCATTATGATGGTATATTATTGGTGGCACATTAAGTACAGACTTTTCCTGCTGTTCAACAGAAGACGAAACCAACAACATGCGCTTgtgaataataatgatgatgaagaacatattgatgatgatgaggatggcaTCCCTCGATATGATGCCTATGTGCCCTACCATATAGAGGATGAAGATTGGGTAGATGGAGAACTTCTGCGCAATATCGAGGAAGGTGAGGAACCTTTCAGACTTTGTTTAAGGCGTCGTGACATACGTGCTGGGAGACTTCTTTTTGCCGAAGTATCCCTCCATATGCAAAGAAGCCGCAAAATTCTTGTGATACTCTCACCACGATTTGTTGAAGACAACATGTgctattttgaattaaacatgggGCATCATAGAGTCATAGAAGAGAACCGCAATGCAATGATTTTTATTATTCTGGAGGAtattccagataacaaaatgactCTGTTGTTGAGACAATTATACTGTAGAGTGCAGTGCATAAAATGGCCAGGAGATGGGTATGGACAGTTTTTGTTTTGGAGACGTCTTCGAGAGGAACTTAAGAGGCCTGTGCCACTGGATCGCCGGTTTGCAGTTTAA